The Sphingomonas donggukensis genomic interval GCCGGTGTAGAGCGGGGGATGTTCGAGCAGCCACACCAGTTCACGACCTGCGCCGTCCTGCACCGCGGCGACGCGCGCCTCCATCTCGCCCAGCGCTGCGGCATAGTCGCTCAGGCCCGGCGTCACGCGCCATTCGACGGTCTGGATGTCGCTCATCCTCGCGCAGATGTGCCCCACGAACGCGATTGGCAAGCGCGCGGCGGCTGCGCTAAGCCCTCGCGCAATGCGGCAGTGGGGGCGTGCGATGGTGAAGATCGAAACCGTCTGGGATCGGACGACCGAATTCCTGGGCGACAACATCGGCGTGCTGCTGCCGATCGTCGTGCTCGCGATCTTCGTGCCGGCCAGCATCTCGGGCAGCCTGGCCGATGTGCAGGAAACCGCAGGCTTCGGGCTGAAGCTCGGCCTCGGCCTGCTCGGCATCGCCTTCTCGCTACTGTCGCTGTGGGCGCAGCTCGCGATCGCCGCGCTCGCGATCGACCCCGCGCTCGGCTCGCGCGCGGCGCAGGTGGCGACGGCGCGCCTGCTGCCGGCGATCGGCGTGTTCCTGGCCGTACTGGCAGGGGCAATGCTGCTGGCGATCCCGATCCTCGCCCTCATGTCGGCGGCAGGGTTCGACTTCGCGGCGATGGCAGCGGGGGAGCGCGTGACGCCGACGATCACGCCCGGCTACGGCTTTGCGATCTTCGCGGTGACGCTGGTCGCCATCCTCATCCTGTTGTTTGTTGGCGCGCGGCTGGCGACGCTGACAGCGGTCATCGTCGCGGAACGCCGCGGCCTCGGCGCGATCCCGCGCGCGTTCGCGCTGACTCGCGGGCTGACGTGGAAGCTGGTCGGCGTCGTCATCCTCTACGCAGTTGTCGCGATCGTCGCGGTGCTGGCGGCGCAGACCGTGTTCGGGTCGGTGTTGCGCATCGTGTCGGGGGAGCCGGCGCGGGGCACGATCACCATCGCCGGGGTCATCACCTCGGTCGTGGTCGCGGCGGTGTCCTCGGGCTTCACCACGCTGGCGGCGGCGTTCTGCGCGAAGCTCTATGCCGCCGTCGTGCGCCACAACGAAACCACGCTCGCCCCGGCCGCATCTGCGTGAAGCTGCCGTTTACGACCGCTTTCGGGGATGCATGGGCGGCGTGGCGGCGCGACACCGCGCTGTTGCTGCCGCTCGCCGGGCTGACGATGTTCCTGCCGCAGCTGGCGGTGCTGCTGCTGGTCCCGCCGTTGCCGCCGATGGCCACGCCCGAGGATGGTCAGATGACAGAAGCGGCAGCGCAGGCCTGGGCCGATGCCTTCACCCTGTGGGCGGGGCAGCACGGCATCTGGTATGCGCTCGCCCCCGCGGTCGGGCTGTTCGGCGCGCTGGCGGTGATGGCGCTGTACCTCGACCGGCAGCGCCCGACGCTCGGGGGTGCGCTCGCGCGCGGGGCGATGCTGTTCCTGCGCTATCTGCTCGCCTCGATCCTGATCGCGATCGCCGCCATCGGCATCCTGATGCCGGGCGCCGCCTCGCGCCTGCTGCTCGCCGCGATGATCGCGCCGGCGTTCTATATCCTCGGGCGCACGATGCTCGCCGGGCCGGTGATCGTCGCGCAGGCACCGGTCGGTGCGGTCGCCGCGATCCGCCGCAGCTGGGCGCTGACCCGCGGCCACGGCTGGATGCTCGCCGCCACCTATGCCGCGATCCTGATGGGCGCGCAGCTGGTCGGCGGCGTGTTCCTGTCGCTCGCGGCGATGGGCACGGGCAGCGCGGGCGCGAATCCGGTGGTGGCGACGGTGTTCGACGGGGCGGCGGCGGTGGTGACCTCGGCGGCGGCGCTGACGCTCGCGCTGGTGCAGGTCGCGCTCTACCGCCGGCTGGCGAGCAAGGGCACCTGAGGGGCGGCGTCCTCCGCCAGGACGCCCGACACGCGCGGATCGGCGAAGGTCTCGATTGTCCGCTTGACCGCGACGAACCCGCTCGCGCGGTAGAAGCCGAGCGCGCGCGGGTGGTCGAGCGTACAGGTGTGCACCCACACCCGCGTTACGTCCTTCGCCCAGGCCCGCCCGAGCGCCTGCGCCATCAGCCAACGGCCATGCCCCGCGCCGGTCAGTTCGGGAATCAGCCCAACATAGGACAGCTCGCAGTCGCCGGCGGTCCGGAAATCGAGCTCCAGCATCCCGACCTCGATCCCCGCCGGATCGACCACCGCGAACACCTGCACGCCCGCATCGTGGACGATCCCCGCCAGCCGCGCGTCGTCCATGACCAGCCGGCTGAACCACAGCCACGGCGCGCCCACCCGCCGGAACAGCGCGCGGTATTTGTCGAGCGCCGGCGCCGGCCATGCCACCAGCCGCAGGTGCGACGCCGGCAGCGGCCGGGGGCGGGGACGCTCGCGCATCTCCAGCGTGGTGACGATCGTCGCCACCTCGTGCGGCGCGACCGGGATCAGGCCCATTCGGCGCGCGGCGGCAGGCTCATGAGAATCGCGTCGATGTTGCCGCCGGTCTTCAACCCGAACAGCGTGCCGCGGTCATAGACCAGGTTGAATTCGGCATAGCGCCCGCGCCATGCCAGCATCGCCGCCTCGTCCGTCGGAGTGTAGGCGTCGTTCATCCGCCGCCTGACGATCCGCGGATAAGCCTCGAGAAACGCGCGCCCCACGTCCTGCGTGAACGCGAAGCTGTCGGCGAAATCGCCGTCGAGATGGTCGAAGAAGATGCCCCCGACGCCGCGGCTCACCTGGCGGTGGGGGATGTAGAAATATTCCCCGGCCCACTTCGCGAACCTGTCGTAGTCGGCGACCGGATGCGCGTCGCACGCCCGGCGAAGGGTCGCGTGGAATTCGGCGGTATCGCTCTCGACCGGCAGCGGCGGGTTCAGGTCCGCGCCGCCGCCGAACCAGCGCTTCGTCGTCGCCAGGAAGCGGCAGTTCATGTGGACCGCCGGCACATGCGGATTGGCCATGTGCGCGACCAGGCTGATGCCGGTGGCGAAGAATTTGGGGTCGTCGCCGGCGCCGTGGATCGATTTGGCGAACTCGCCTTCGAACGTGCCGCCGACGGTCGAGACGTTGACCCCGACCTTCTCGAACACGCGCCCCTTCATCACCCCGCGCACGCCCCCGCCGCCGGGCTCGCCAGAGGGATCGGTGCGGTCCCACGCGATATAGTCGAAGTCGGCGTCCGACCCGGCCTCGCGCTCGACAGCGACGAATTCGGCGCAGATCAGGTCGCGCAAGGTTTCGAACCACGTTCGGGCGGCGGTCTGTTCGGAATCGAGAGGCTGCATCGTGCGGGCCTAGCAAATCCTCCCCGGCACGGGGAGGGGGACCAGCGAAGCTGGTGGAGGAGGCGGGCGGTAATCGTCGCGCCCACCTTCACCGTTCGCCTCAAGTAGCCGTCGAGCCTGTCGAGATGGCGTATCGAGAGGGCTGTGCCGCAAGAGAGCCTCTCTCGATACGGGCTCTCGACAAGCTCGATCCCTACTCGAGACGAACGGGGGCTTGAAGTCGATCGGCCCTAGCTGGGCCACCCGCCCGTCTGCCTCAGCGCCTCGGCCAGCACGATCCCCACCGATACCGACAGGTTCAGCGACCGCCTCCCCGCCGCCATCGCGATGACCACGCGGGCGTCGGCGCGCGCGTGGACGTGTTCGGGCACGCCCGCGCCCTCCTGCCCGAACAGCAATATGTCGTCGGGCCGAAACGCGATGTCATGCAGCGGCGTCGCGCCCTTCGTCGTCAGCAGCACGATGCGTCCGCGTGCCTGATCTTCGAACGCCGCCCAGTCTTCGTGCCGGGTCACGCGGACGTGGTCGATATAGTCCATGCCGGCCCGCGCCACGCGCTTGTCGTCCCACGCGAATCCCATCGGTTCGATCAGGTCGACCGGCGTTGCCAGGCACGCCCCGATTCGCAGGGTGGCGCCGACGTTTCCGGCGATCTCGGGCTGGTACAGGGCGATCCGCATGGTGGCTGCGGATAGGCGAGCGGGGATCGCCTCGCAAATTGCTGTTGGCAAAGCGCGCCCCCCGCGTTTATCAGGCCCGCCAGTCACCGGGGGCAACCGGGGGCGGTCCGCGGCTATCTGGCGCGGTTTCCGTATCGGCGCCGCGTTTCCGGGCGTCACAGAATTCGAAGTGCAAGGGCTTGTGCATGGCAACTGACCACGAAGGCGTAGCAGCGGGAGGCGTCGTCGACGGACCGCAGAACCCGCGCCGCCGCGACTATCTGCAGATCGGCGCGGTCGCCTGGGCCGGGGTCGGCGTCGGCGTGATCGCGCTGCCGCTGGTCAACCAGATGAACCCGTCCGCCGACGTGCTCGCGCAGTCGACCACGGAGATCGACATCTCCGCGATCCAGCCCGGCCAGGCGATCAAGACGACGTTCCGCAAGCAGCCGCTGTTCGTGCGCAACCTGACGCCGAAGGAAATCGCCGAGGCCGATGCCGTCAACGTCGGGTCGCTGCGCGATCCCCAGACGCTGGAGGAGCGCACCAAGACCGGCAAGAAGAACTGGCTCATTACGCTCGGCGTCTGCACCCATCTCGGCTGCGTGCCGCTGGGCGCGGGCGAGGGCGAGAACAAGGGTCCGTTCGGCGGCTATTTCTGCCCGTGCCACGGCTCGGCCTACGATACCGCGGGCCGTATCCGCCAGGGCCCGGCGCCGCAGAACCTGCATGTGCCGGATTATGTATTCACGTCCGATACCGTCGTGACGGTCGGGTGAGGGGCTAGACTGATATGAGCTTTCCCTGGGCCAAGCATTACGCGCCGAAGCATCCGCTGATGAAGTGGATGGACGAGCGCCTGCCCCTGCCGCGCTTCGTCTATGGTGCGATCGGCGGCGGCTATCCCGTCCCGCGCAACCTGAACTATTTCTGGAACTTCGGCGTCCTCGCCGGGGCGGCGCTGGCCATCCAGATCGTCACCGGCATCGTGCTGGCGATGCATTTCGCCGCCAACGGCGACATCGCGTTCAACTCGGTCGAGCACATCATGCGCGACGTGAACGCGGGCTGGTTCATCCGCTACGCGCACGCCAACGGCGCGTCGATGTTCCTGGCGGTCGTCTACATCCACATCGGGCGCGGGCTATATTACGGCTCGTACAAGGCCCCGCGTGAGATGGTGTGGCTGCTGGGCGTCGTCATCTTCCTGCTGATGATGGCGACCGCGTTCATGGGCTATGTGCTGCCGTGGGGGCAGATGAGCTTCTGGGGTGCTCAGGTCATCACCGGCTTCTTCTCGGCGATCCCGCTGGTGGGTGAAACGATCCGCGTGTGGCTGCTCGGTGGTTTCGCGCCGGACAACGCCGCGCTCAACCGCTTCTTCTCGCTCCACTATCTGCTGCCGTTCGTGATCGCGGGCGTCATCATCCTGCACATCTGGGCGCTGCATATTCCGGGGTCGAACAACCCGACCGGCGTCGAGGTGAAGGACGAGCAGGATACCGTCCCCTTCCATCCGTATTACACGGCGAAGGACGGCTTCGGGCTCGGCGTCTTCCTGCTGATCTTCGCGTCGCTGATCTTCTTCTCGCCGAACCTGCTGGGTCATCCGGACAACTACATCCCGGCCAACCCGCTCTCGACGCCCGCGCACATCGTGCCCGAATGGTATTTCCTGCCGTTCTACGCGATCCTGAAGTCGTTCACGATCGACTTCCTGTTCCCGGCGAAGCTGTGGGGCGTGCTGGCGATGTTCGGGTCGATCCTGCTGCTGTTCTTCCTGCCGTGGCTCGACACCTCGCCGGTGCGTTCGGCCAACTACCGGCCGGTGTACCGCTGGTTCCTGGTTGCGCTGGTCATCGACGTCCTCGTCCTCGGCTATGTCGGCGGCGCGGAGCCGAAAGCGGGCGTGATCCTGCTCGGCCAGCTCGCCTCGGCCTATTACTTCCTCCACTTCCTGGTGATCCTGCCGATCGTGTCGGCGATGGAGCGTCCGCGCCCCTTGCCCAATTCGATCACCGAAGCCGTGCTGGCAAAGCATGGCGGCACCAGCCCTGCACAGACCGCGATGCGCGGCGGCGTCATCGCGCCGGCCGAATAAGGACAGACGATGCTCAGTTTCCTCGGAGTTCGCCCGTTCGCCTTCCTGGCCGGGCTCGCCTTTGCGATGATGGCGCTGATCGGCGGCATCTCGACCGTCGTCGGCATGGTGCAGGAGCCGGAAAAGCCGACTGCGGAGCACGAGTTTCACAAGCACCCCAAGGAGCTTGAACTCGCGTCCAACGGCATCACCGGCAAGTTCGACCGCCGCCAGCTGCAGCGCGGCTTCCAGGTGTACAAGGAAGTCTGCTCGGCCTGCCATTCGCTGAAGCTCGTCGCGTTCCGCGATCTCCAGCAGATCGGCTATTCGGAAGCCGAGGTTAAGGCGATCGCGACCCAGTGGGCGATCGAAACGCCGGCCCCGAACCCGGAGACGGGCGAGATGGCGACGCGCAAGAACCTGCCGTCGGATCACTTCCCGGCGCCGTTCGCCAACGATATCGCCGCGCGTGCCGCCAACAACAATGCGGTCCCACCCGACCTGTCGCTGATGACGAAGGCACGCCACGACGGCGCCGCCTACGTTCATTCGCTGCTGACCGGTTTTCAGGAACAGCCCGCCGAACTGCTCAAGAAATTCCCGGAGGCGAAGACGCCCGAGGGGCTGCACTACAACCCATATTTCGCGACCCTCAACCTCGCGATGGCGCCGCCGCTGACCGGCGACGGCCAGGTCGGTTACACCGACGGCACCAAGGCGACCGTCGATCAGATGGCCAAGGACGTCTCGGCGTTCCTGGTGTGGACGGCGGAACCCAAGCTCGAGGCGCGCCACTCGGCGGGCTGGGCGGCGGTGATCTTCCTGCTGATCTTCTGCGTGCTGACCTGGGGCGCCTATCAGAGCGTCTGGCGCGACGTGAAGCATTGATCCGGTAGCGGGCGAGCCCCGCGACCGTACATAAGAACGCCCTGCACGGCGGCGCGACGGAACCGTTGCGCCGCCGTGCTCGTTTCGACTCCCATCCGCGTATCGGGAGTATTCGCCATGTCCTTGCTTCGTAGCCTGACGCTGGCCGCCGTCGCCAGCGTATCGCTCGCCGCCTGCACGGACGGCTATGGCTATTCGGGCGTGTCGGTCGGCTACGGCGGCGGATACGGCGGCTATGGCGACG includes:
- a CDS encoding GNAT family N-acetyltransferase, which gives rise to MGLIPVAPHEVATIVTTLEMRERPRPRPLPASHLRLVAWPAPALDKYRALFRRVGAPWLWFSRLVMDDARLAGIVHDAGVQVFAVVDPAGIEVGMLELDFRTAGDCELSYVGLIPELTGAGHGRWLMAQALGRAWAKDVTRVWVHTCTLDHPRALGFYRASGFVAVKRTIETFADPRVSGVLAEDAAPQVPLLASRR
- the hemF gene encoding oxygen-dependent coproporphyrinogen oxidase produces the protein MQPLDSEQTAARTWFETLRDLICAEFVAVEREAGSDADFDYIAWDRTDPSGEPGGGGVRGVMKGRVFEKVGVNVSTVGGTFEGEFAKSIHGAGDDPKFFATGISLVAHMANPHVPAVHMNCRFLATTKRWFGGGADLNPPLPVESDTAEFHATLRRACDAHPVADYDRFAKWAGEYFYIPHRQVSRGVGGIFFDHLDGDFADSFAFTQDVGRAFLEAYPRIVRRRMNDAYTPTDEAAMLAWRGRYAEFNLVYDRGTLFGLKTGGNIDAILMSLPPRAEWA
- a CDS encoding tRNA (cytidine(34)-2'-O)-methyltransferase; protein product: MRIALYQPEIAGNVGATLRIGACLATPVDLIEPMGFAWDDKRVARAGMDYIDHVRVTRHEDWAAFEDQARGRIVLLTTKGATPLHDIAFRPDDILLFGQEGAGVPEHVHARADARVVIAMAAGRRSLNLSVSVGIVLAEALRQTGGWPS
- the petA gene encoding ubiquinol-cytochrome c reductase iron-sulfur subunit produces the protein MATDHEGVAAGGVVDGPQNPRRRDYLQIGAVAWAGVGVGVIALPLVNQMNPSADVLAQSTTEIDISAIQPGQAIKTTFRKQPLFVRNLTPKEIAEADAVNVGSLRDPQTLEERTKTGKKNWLITLGVCTHLGCVPLGAGEGENKGPFGGYFCPCHGSAYDTAGRIRQGPAPQNLHVPDYVFTSDTVVTVG
- a CDS encoding cytochrome b; translated protein: MSFPWAKHYAPKHPLMKWMDERLPLPRFVYGAIGGGYPVPRNLNYFWNFGVLAGAALAIQIVTGIVLAMHFAANGDIAFNSVEHIMRDVNAGWFIRYAHANGASMFLAVVYIHIGRGLYYGSYKAPREMVWLLGVVIFLLMMATAFMGYVLPWGQMSFWGAQVITGFFSAIPLVGETIRVWLLGGFAPDNAALNRFFSLHYLLPFVIAGVIILHIWALHIPGSNNPTGVEVKDEQDTVPFHPYYTAKDGFGLGVFLLIFASLIFFSPNLLGHPDNYIPANPLSTPAHIVPEWYFLPFYAILKSFTIDFLFPAKLWGVLAMFGSILLLFFLPWLDTSPVRSANYRPVYRWFLVALVIDVLVLGYVGGAEPKAGVILLGQLASAYYFLHFLVILPIVSAMERPRPLPNSITEAVLAKHGGTSPAQTAMRGGVIAPAE
- a CDS encoding cytochrome c1, with amino-acid sequence MLSFLGVRPFAFLAGLAFAMMALIGGISTVVGMVQEPEKPTAEHEFHKHPKELELASNGITGKFDRRQLQRGFQVYKEVCSACHSLKLVAFRDLQQIGYSEAEVKAIATQWAIETPAPNPETGEMATRKNLPSDHFPAPFANDIAARAANNNAVPPDLSLMTKARHDGAAYVHSLLTGFQEQPAELLKKFPEAKTPEGLHYNPYFATLNLAMAPPLTGDGQVGYTDGTKATVDQMAKDVSAFLVWTAEPKLEARHSAGWAAVIFLLIFCVLTWGAYQSVWRDVKH